A single Myxocyprinus asiaticus isolate MX2 ecotype Aquarium Trade chromosome 50, UBuf_Myxa_2, whole genome shotgun sequence DNA region contains:
- the LOC127438852 gene encoding zinc finger and SCAN domain-containing protein 16-like: MQRVGRSPEQSCQHFRSLKLEKNGCPFAFTHQLWDACWKWLLAGEPRGTQDIVDEVVLEQFISQLPHGMAKWVECHRLASLEEAVQLAEGFMKVGEPSPVVAGPVCWSCGEPGCPVMEVGTLVRIPDSPQAAPDRAGAYRIFYPWG, from the exons ATGCAGCGGGTTGGCCGGAGCCCCGAACAGAGCTGTCAGCATTTCCGCTCCCTGAAGCTAGAAAAAAATGGCTGCCCGTTTGCGTTCACGCACCAGCTCTGGGACGCCTGCTGGAAGTGGTTACTGGCAGGGGAACCCCGCGGCACCCAGGACATCGTGGACGAGGTGGTACTAGAACAATTCATCTCCCAGCTGCCCCATGGTATGGCCAAGTGGGTCGAGTGCCACCGTCTGGCATCATTGGAGGAAGCGGTCCAGCTGGCCGAAGGTTTCATGAAG GTTGGCGAGCCCAGTCCTGTGGTAGcagggccggtctgttggagctgtgggGAGCCAGgatgtccagtaatggaggtgggcaCTCTGGTCCGTATCCCAGActctccacaggctgcccccgatcgagctggggCGTATCGGATATTTTACCCATGGGGATaa